The Streptomyces sp. NBC_01363 region CGACGGCCGGCGCGAGCTGGAAAATCCGGCGGTCGGCCTCGGCCGGGACAATGTCTTCCTTCTGCGCGAACTTCACGCCGTCCGCGACGAGCTGGGCCCAGCCGTGGAAGCCGCCGGCGTACATGGGGCCGAGGCGGCCCTGCATATGGGCCATCACCTTGTGCTCGGTCTGCCCGACGACGAGCGGGAGGACCATGAACACGGCGAAGACGATGACGAGGCGGAGGGCGACGTCCAGTACGTCGTTCACGCGGTATCGCCTCCGGCGGGGGTCTCTGGGGTTTCGGGGGTCTCTGAGGTTTCTGGGGTTTTCGGGTGCGCCGAGGGTTCGGGGTGGGTCGCGGGGGCGGTCTCGGTATCGGTATCGGTATCGGTATCGGTATCGGTATCGGTATCGGTATCGGGGGTGGTCTCGGTATCGGGGGTGGTGTCGGTGTCCGCGTCGGGGGTGCCGCTGCGGAGGGCCTCTCCCCTACCCGCCCCTTCCCGAACCGGGGGCTCCGCCCCCGGACCCCCGCTCCTCAAACGCCGGAGGGGCTGGGAAGTACTGGGGTCCGTGCCCGCACCCGAGTCCGCACCCGCATCCGCATTCGCATTCGCGTCGAAAGCCGGGCGGGCGTGGTGCCACGGGGCATCGCTGGTTCCGGAGCTCGGCTCCGCTGCCCCGGTCCCCGTACCCGTATCGGTCCCCGGGCCTCCCTGTTCCGTACCCGTACCCGTACCCGCACCCGCCCCCGTCCCCGGCGCCGCTGTCTCCGCCTGCCCGCTCGTCGGCTGCTGGCTCGCCGAGCCCTGGGACGCGCTCCGGGTACGGCGCGGGGTCGTGGTCCGGGGTGTCGTCTCCGTACCCGCGCCCGTTTCCGGGGCCGGGGCCGCTGCTGCCGCTGCCGTCCGCTGGGCGGCCGAGCCCTCGCTCGCGCTGCGGGTGCGGCGCACCGGGCGGTCGCCCGCCGCTCGCGGGGTGCGGGCCGGGCGGGACGGGGCGGGCGGGAGCTGGCCCTTCAGGGGGCCCCATTCGTTCGGGTCGGGGACGCCGGGCGGCAGCATCGTGCGCCGCTTCGGGCCGCCGTGCTCCGACTCGCCCGGCTCCTTCGCGCCGGGCCAGGCCTTCGCGACGCGCGCCGCCAGCACGAAGTCCTTGCGCAGCGGGTGGCCCTCGAAGCCCTCGGGCAGCAGCAGCGGCACCAGGTGCGGGTGGCCGTCGAAGCCGATGCCGAACATCTCGTGCGTCTCGCGCTCGTGCCAGGCGGCGCCCGCGTAGACATCGATCGCGGTGGGAAGGGCCGCCGCCTCGTGCGGAACGGTCGTACGGATCATGAGCCGACGGACCTTGCCCCCGGCGAGGGCCGCGACATGGACGCAGACCCGGAAGCCGGTGCCCGGTTCGTCGACCGCGCTCAGCCAGTCGAAATACGTGCAGCCCAGCCGGTCGCGGGCCGTTTCGAGGGCGGCGATCCAGGCGGCGGCCGGTACGTCGACGGTCAGCAGGTCG contains the following coding sequences:
- a CDS encoding NADH-quinone oxidoreductase subunit C, encoding MTTPAGAYDRLPDAAAELFGEDATAEYAYDLLTVDVPAAAWIAALETARDRLGCTYFDWLSAVDEPGTGFRVCVHVAALAGGKVRRLMIRTTVPHEAAALPTAIDVYAGAAWHERETHEMFGIGFDGHPHLVPLLLPEGFEGHPLRKDFVLAARVAKAWPGAKEPGESEHGGPKRRTMLPPGVPDPNEWGPLKGQLPPAPSRPARTPRAAGDRPVRRTRSASEGSAAQRTAAAAAAPAPETGAGTETTPRTTTPRRTRSASQGSASQQPTSGQAETAAPGTGAGAGTGTGTEQGGPGTDTGTGTGAAEPSSGTSDAPWHHARPAFDANANADAGADSGAGTDPSTSQPLRRLRSGGPGAEPPVREGAGRGEALRSGTPDADTDTTPDTETTPDTDTDTDTDTDTDTDTETAPATHPEPSAHPKTPETSETPETPETPAGGDTA